A window of the Tripterygium wilfordii isolate XIE 37 chromosome 12, ASM1340144v1, whole genome shotgun sequence genome harbors these coding sequences:
- the LOC120010094 gene encoding cytochrome P450 CYP82D47-like: MEFLLSLPTNTIAPKIVAVILLFIGLRIFTNVLKPKKSKTSPPLAGGAWPLLGHLHLLRGPQPPHIILGKMADKYGPIFKIKLGVHPTLIISNSEIAKECLTTQDKVLAGRPATVAMEIMGYKRALFGFSPYGPYWRLTRKLTTSELLSTQRLEALKHIRESEVMIAMKDLYQSWADRKTESDKVLVDMIRVFGDISSNVMFRIVVGKVYSRKGQRDLKWKQVLIDFFKLMGHFGVGDALPFLRWLDLGGVEKSMKKISKELDNYVEEWMEEHKRKRLSRGDGIADEDFMDVMLSVLDDQMEESTGYTAHITNKATCLSIILAGSDTTRTTLTWALSLLLNNPDVLKRTQQELELHVGKERLVNISDMKSLVYFQAVMKETLRLYPAGPLSIPHESMEDCVVAGYHVPAGTRILFNLWKIQQDPNTWKNPSEFKPERFLTTHKDVDVRGRQFELLPFGSGRRMCPGMPLALQVMELALANMLHGFDFSTPNGEPIDMTEDNGLVTFRATPLEALISPRLPGHLYMECI; this comes from the exons ATGGAGTTTCTTCTTTCACTCCCAACAAACACCATAGCCCCCAAAATCGTTGCAGTTATATTACTCTTCATAGGTTTAAGGATATTCACAAATGTCCTAAAACCAAAGAAATCCAAGACATCCCCACCACTAGCTGGCGGCGCGTGGCCTTTGTTGggccacctccacctcctccgTGGCCCACAGCCACCACATATAATATTAGGCAAGATGGCCGACAAATATGGTCCAATCTTCAAAATCAAGCTAGGCGTGCATCCAACTCTTATTATAAGTAACTCCGAGATTGCCAAAGAGTGTTTGACCACACAGGACAAAGTCTTGGCTGGTCGTCCAGCGACTGTGGCCATGGAAATCATGGGCTACAAAAGGGCCTTGTTCGGTTTCAGCCCATACGGCCCATATTGGCGTCTAACCCGGAAACTAACAACTTCTGAGCTTCTCTCGACCCAACGGCTCGAGGCACTTAAACACATAAGAGAATCCGAGGTGATGATTGCCATGAAAGACTTGTACCAATCATGGGCCGACAGAAAAACAGAGTCTGATAAGGTTCTGGTGGACATGATTAGAGTGTTCGGGGACATATCCTCAAACGTGATGTTTAGGATTGTGGTTGGAAAAGTGTATTCGCGTAAGGGTCAGAGGGATCTGAAATGGAAGCAAGTCTTGATCGATTTTTTTAAGTTGATGGGTCACTTTGGTGTGGGTGATGCGTTGCCGTTTTTGAGGTGGTTGGATTTGGGAGGTGTTGAGAAGTCCATGAAAAAGATAAGCAAAGAATTGGACAATTATGTTGAAGAATGGATGGAAGAGCACAAGAGGAAGAGACTGAGTCGTGGTGATGGGATTGCAGATGAAGACTTCATGGACGTGATGCTTTCAGTTCTTGATGATCAAATGGAGGAGAGCACTGGCTATACTGCTCATATAACGAACAAGGCCACGTGCTTG TCTATTATATTGGCAGGATCCGACACAACAAGGACTACTCTAACTTGGGCTCTATCACTGCTACTCAACAACCCTGACGTCCTAAAAAGAACTCAACAAGAGTTAGAACTCCATGTCGGCAAAGAAAGACTAGTGAACATATCAGACATGAAATCCTTGGTCTACTTCCAAGCAGTTATGAAGGAGACATTGCGATTATACCCTGCCGGACCACTCTCAATACCACACGAATCCATGGAGGATTGCGTCGTAGCCGGTTACCATGTCCCAGCAGGGACTCGAATTCTCTTCAATCTCTGGAAGATTCAACAGGATCCAAACACTTGGAAGAATCCTTCGGAGTTCAAGCCAGAAAGGTTTCTGACAACACACAAGGACGTTGATGTTAGGGGACGTCAATTTGAGTTATTACCATTTGGGAGTGGTAGAAGAATGTGTCCTGGAATGCCTCTTGCTCTTCAAGTCATGGAACTTGCGCTTGCTAATATGCTTCATGGGTTCGATTTTTCAACTCCGAATGGTGAACCAATCGATATGACTGAGGATAATGGTTTGGTCACATTTCGTGCAACGCCACTTGAAGCTCTCATTAGTCCACGCCTCCCCGGTCATCTCTATATGGAGTGTATTTGA